The Meiothermus ruber DSM 1279 genome includes the window GGATCAGCACATTGCCCAACTGCGCGATAAACTGAGTGAAGACCCCAAGGCCCCACGTTTCCTGGAGACCCTCCGCGGGGTTGGTTACCGGTTTAGGGAGTAATGTGGTGATGGAGACCCTCTTGCAGGCGGCTTGGGAGACAGCCCGCGAGGGGGTGGTCGTTCACGCAGAAGGCCGGGTGGTTTACCTCAACCCGGTAGCGGCCCGACTGCTGGAGGTGGAGCGCGATAAGGTGCTGGGCCGCTCACTGCTGCTAGCCTTGCGGGATCACAAGCTCGAGGCGCTGTGCCGGGTGGGCGGGGAGGCCACCCTCGAGACCCGCAACCGCACCCTCTGGGTCAAGGCGGTTCCGGGCGTGCTGCTGCTCTGGGATAAAACCGACGAGCAGCAGCGGGCCGAGGTGCTCGAGGAGTCCAGCCGGGTACTGGCCCATGAGTTTCGCACCCCGGTGGCCGGGATGCTTTCGCTGCTGGAGGCGCTGCAGAATGGCCTCTCGGGGCCCGAAGCCCAGGAAGCCCTGCAGTTGCTATACCAGGAAACCCAGCGCCTGCGCCGGCTGGTCGAGGATCTCCCCCTCAACCGCCGCCCTTCGCAGAACCGAACCTTTGCCCTC containing:
- a CDS encoding sensor histidine kinase, with the protein product METLLQAAWETAREGVVVHAEGRVVYLNPVAARLLEVERDKVLGRSLLLALRDHKLEALCRVGGEATLETRNRTLWVKAVPGVLLLWDKTDEQQRAEVLEESSRVLAHEFRTPVAGMLSLLEALQNGLSGPEAQEALQLLYQETQRLRRLVEDLPLNRRPSQNRTFALEELQGRLERFLAPQLAQKSAWIRWQIPHTVWANPDAVYQALLNLLDNAIKYGVGSEIVVESGQNNQGVWLEVRNRGQPLEDFERLFVAGQRGMHAANVRGTGLGLALVRRLAAGWGGTAYGRALEDGNAFGLTFPIGAVATPDHSTTQVPA